A stretch of Aeromicrobium tamlense DNA encodes these proteins:
- a CDS encoding ArsR/SmtB family transcription factor has protein sequence MVVDTQNELTDAEVDRIFHALADSTRRDIVRRTLVGEASVSRLADSYDMSFAAVQKHVAVLEGAGLVTKHRQGRERLVRGNPHTIARAQQLLDEFELIWRSRVERLDALLAEDEPDPS, from the coding sequence ATGGTTGTAGATACTCAGAACGAGCTGACCGACGCCGAGGTCGACCGCATCTTCCACGCCCTCGCCGACTCCACTCGACGCGACATCGTCCGCCGCACCCTCGTGGGCGAGGCGTCGGTGTCCCGTCTGGCCGACTCGTACGACATGTCGTTCGCCGCCGTGCAGAAGCACGTGGCCGTGCTGGAAGGGGCCGGACTGGTGACCAAGCACCGACAGGGCCGCGAACGACTGGTCCGGGGCAATCCGCACACGATTGCCCGGGCCCAACAGCTGCTCGACGAGTTCGAGCTCATCTGGCGCTCGCGCGTGGAGCGCCTCGACGCCCTCCTGGCCGAGGACGAACCCGATCCCTCCTGA
- the icmF gene encoding fused isobutyryl-CoA mutase/GTPase IcmF — protein MHVPVNPVRFVTASSLFDGHDASINIMRRILQSQGAEVIHLGHNRSVAEIVDAAVEEDVQGVAVSSYQGGHVEYFEYLVQLLAERGARHVRVFGGGGGVIVPDEIARLRSAGVTIFSPQDGQRLGLAAMINTLVEACDVDLVEAGLPAADAVLAGDRASVARALTAAESGRLGPDLTAAITTGAGRSTARVLGITGTGGSGKSSLTDELVRRLRLDHGDKLRVAVVAIDPTRRKGGGALLGDRIRMNAIGGPVSFRSLATRGSHEVPDHLTDVIAVLKAAGNDLVIVETPGIGQGDAGILPYVDASLYVMTPEFGAASQLEKIDMLDFADVVAINKFERRGAKDALRDVGRQLVRNREAFGQQPSDMPVFGTSAAHFNDDGVTALYQELRSVLGIEPGVLPEVSVRHSSDEHHLVPPQRVRYLAEIAETVRDFHDETERWADAADRAQHLAAAAAELPDEPGLAEAARRAQDELPAPVRESLDAWPAVVEAYSGDEQVVRVRDRELRFSLVRETLSGNRLRRVSLPRYRSHGDLVRFWRRENLPGFFPFTAGVFTFKRDNEDPARMFAGEGDPFRTNRRFKLLSEGQPATRLSTAFDSVTLYGRDPDLRPDIYGKVGTSGVSVATLDDMKVLYDGFDLLDPSTSVSMTINGPAPTVLAFFLNAVIDQAAEKGVDAAEALRQVRGTVQADILKEDQGQNTCLFSTEFSLRMMADIQEWFIEHGVRNFYSVSISGYHIAEAGANPISQLAFTLANGFTYVESYLARGMAIDDFAPNLSFFFSNGMDPEYSVLGRVARRIWAIAMKEKYGAGERSQKLKYHVQTSGRSLHAQEMDFNDIRTTLQALIAIYDNANSLHTNAFDEAVTTPSEESVRRALAIQLIINREWGLAANENPLQGSFVIEELTELVEEAVLREFEAISERGGVLGAMETGYQRGRIQDESMLYEHRKHDGSLPIVGVNTFKNPHGDEVPQKLALARASEGEKESQLRRLRAFQQAHRGEAEAALERLKEAAASHENVFAVLMDAARVCSLQQVTEAFFEVGGQYRRNV, from the coding sequence ATGCACGTCCCCGTGAATCCAGTGCGTTTCGTCACCGCCTCGAGCCTGTTCGACGGGCACGACGCGAGCATCAACATCATGCGACGGATCCTGCAGTCGCAGGGCGCCGAGGTGATCCACCTCGGTCACAACCGCTCGGTCGCCGAGATCGTGGACGCCGCCGTGGAGGAGGACGTCCAGGGCGTCGCCGTGAGCTCCTACCAGGGCGGTCACGTGGAGTACTTCGAGTACCTCGTGCAGCTGCTGGCCGAGCGCGGCGCCCGCCACGTGCGGGTCTTCGGCGGGGGCGGCGGCGTCATCGTGCCGGACGAGATCGCCCGCCTGCGCAGCGCCGGCGTGACGATCTTCAGCCCGCAGGACGGCCAGCGGCTCGGCCTGGCGGCGATGATCAACACCCTCGTCGAGGCCTGCGACGTCGACCTCGTCGAGGCGGGACTGCCCGCGGCGGACGCCGTGCTGGCGGGTGACCGCGCCTCGGTCGCGCGGGCCCTGACAGCCGCCGAGTCCGGGCGCCTCGGTCCCGACCTCACCGCGGCGATCACGACCGGCGCCGGCCGCTCGACCGCGCGCGTCCTCGGCATCACCGGCACCGGCGGGTCGGGCAAGAGCTCGCTGACCGACGAGCTGGTGCGCCGGCTGCGTCTCGACCACGGCGACAAGCTGCGGGTGGCGGTCGTGGCCATCGACCCCACGCGACGCAAGGGCGGCGGCGCGCTGCTGGGCGACCGCATCCGGATGAACGCGATCGGCGGGCCGGTGTCGTTCCGGTCGCTCGCGACGCGCGGCAGCCACGAGGTGCCCGACCACCTCACCGACGTCATCGCCGTGCTGAAGGCGGCGGGCAACGACCTGGTGATCGTCGAGACGCCCGGCATCGGCCAGGGCGACGCCGGCATCCTGCCGTACGTCGACGCCTCGCTGTACGTCATGACGCCGGAGTTCGGCGCCGCCAGTCAGCTGGAGAAGATCGACATGCTCGACTTCGCCGACGTGGTGGCGATCAACAAGTTCGAGCGCCGCGGCGCGAAGGACGCGCTGCGCGACGTGGGTCGCCAGCTGGTGCGCAACCGCGAGGCGTTCGGGCAGCAGCCGTCGGACATGCCGGTGTTCGGCACGTCGGCGGCGCACTTCAACGACGACGGCGTGACGGCGCTCTACCAGGAGCTGCGGTCGGTGCTGGGCATCGAGCCGGGCGTCCTGCCGGAGGTGTCGGTGCGGCACTCCAGCGACGAGCACCACCTCGTGCCGCCCCAGCGGGTGCGGTACCTGGCGGAGATCGCCGAGACCGTGCGCGACTTCCACGACGAGACCGAGCGCTGGGCCGACGCGGCCGACCGGGCGCAGCACCTCGCCGCGGCGGCGGCCGAGCTGCCCGACGAACCGGGTCTGGCCGAGGCCGCGCGCCGCGCCCAGGACGAGCTCCCGGCCCCGGTGCGCGAGTCCCTCGACGCCTGGCCTGCCGTCGTGGAGGCGTACTCCGGCGACGAGCAGGTCGTGAGGGTGCGTGACCGTGAGCTGCGGTTCTCGCTCGTGCGCGAGACGCTCTCGGGCAACCGGTTGCGCCGGGTGAGCCTGCCGCGGTACCGCTCGCACGGCGACCTCGTCCGCTTCTGGCGGCGTGAGAACCTGCCCGGCTTCTTCCCGTTCACGGCGGGCGTGTTCACCTTCAAGCGCGACAACGAGGACCCCGCCCGCATGTTCGCCGGCGAGGGCGACCCGTTCCGCACGAACCGCCGCTTCAAGCTGCTCAGCGAGGGCCAGCCCGCCACGCGGCTGTCCACGGCCTTCGACTCGGTGACCCTCTACGGCCGAGACCCCGACCTGCGCCCCGACATCTACGGCAAGGTCGGCACGTCGGGCGTCTCCGTCGCGACCCTGGACGACATGAAGGTCCTGTACGACGGCTTCGACCTTCTCGATCCGTCGACCTCGGTGTCGATGACGATCAACGGCCCGGCGCCCACGGTGCTGGCGTTCTTCCTCAACGCCGTGATCGACCAGGCCGCCGAGAAGGGCGTCGACGCCGCCGAGGCGCTGCGGCAGGTGCGCGGCACGGTGCAGGCCGACATCCTCAAGGAGGACCAGGGCCAGAACACGTGCCTGTTCTCCACCGAGTTCAGCCTGCGCATGATGGCCGACATCCAGGAGTGGTTCATCGAGCACGGCGTCCGGAACTTCTACTCCGTGTCGATCTCGGGCTATCACATCGCCGAGGCCGGGGCGAACCCCATCAGCCAGCTGGCGTTCACGCTCGCGAACGGGTTCACGTACGTGGAGTCCTACCTCGCCCGCGGCATGGCGATCGACGACTTCGCCCCCAACCTGTCCTTCTTCTTCAGCAACGGCATGGACCCCGAGTACTCGGTCCTCGGCCGGGTCGCCCGCCGGATCTGGGCGATCGCGATGAAGGAGAAGTACGGCGCGGGGGAGCGCAGCCAGAAGCTGAAGTACCACGTGCAGACATCGGGCCGGTCCCTGCACGCGCAGGAGATGGACTTCAACGACATCCGCACCACGCTGCAGGCGCTCATCGCGATCTACGACAACGCCAACAGCCTGCACACCAACGCCTTCGACGAGGCCGTCACGACGCCGTCGGAGGAGTCGGTGCGCCGGGCGCTCGCGATCCAGCTCATCATCAACCGCGAGTGGGGGCTGGCCGCCAACGAGAACCCGCTGCAGGGGTCCTTCGTCATCGAGGAGCTCACCGAGCTCGTCGAGGAGGCCGTGCTGCGCGAGTTCGAGGCCATCAGCGAGCGTGGCGGCGTGCTCGGCGCGATGGAGACCGGCTACCAGCGCGGGCGCATCCAGGACGAGTCGATGCTCTACGAGCACCGCAAGCACGACGGCTCGCTGCCGATCGTCGGTGTCAACACGTTCAAGAACCCGCACGGCGACGAGGTGCCGCAGAAGCTCGCGCTCGCGCGGGCGTCCGAGGGCGAGAAGGAGTCGCAGCTGCGCCGCCTGCGCGCGTTCCAGCAGGCGCACCGCGGCGAGGCCGAGGCCGCCCTTGAACGGCTCAAGGAGGCCGCCGCCAGCCACGAGAACGTCTTCGCCGTCCTGATGGACGCCGCGCGGGTCTGCTCGCTCCAGCAGGTCACCGAGGCCTTCTTCGAGGTCGGCGGCCAGTACCGCCGCAACGTCTGA
- a CDS encoding exonuclease SbcCD subunit D, which translates to MKILHTSDWHIGRTFHQHSTAEALASVLDALVEAVRDHAVDVVVVAGDVFDSSTPSAAAVEELDRVLIALRRTGAAVVVTSGNHDSPARLGAKAAFARESGVHVVTRPEDHATPVTLEDEHGSVHFYGIAYLEPALIRHVWPDQRLAHQADAIGFALDNIRADLAERGGRSVVLAHTFVSGAEGESCESERGITAGGLDRVPVPTFDGVTYAALGHIHGRHTLAPHVRYSGAPLHLSFSEQDKPRGAWLVTLDAAGLGAVDWLDLPVPRPLATLTGTLDELLTDAAHAAHESSWVRAILTDDARPDDPMRRLQRRFPHCALLEFRPSRVDDSVAPTDPRRLATLTDQQVMAEFLSFVRGGEGPTEAEAAILDDLVGHVAGTEAAR; encoded by the coding sequence GTGAAGATCCTCCACACGTCCGACTGGCACATCGGCCGGACGTTCCACCAGCACTCGACCGCCGAGGCCCTCGCCTCGGTGCTCGACGCGCTCGTGGAGGCCGTGCGCGACCATGCGGTCGACGTCGTGGTCGTGGCGGGCGACGTCTTCGACTCGTCCACCCCGTCGGCCGCCGCGGTCGAGGAGCTCGACCGCGTGCTGATCGCCCTGCGTCGCACGGGCGCCGCGGTGGTCGTCACGTCGGGCAACCACGACTCGCCGGCGCGACTGGGCGCCAAGGCCGCCTTCGCGCGCGAGTCCGGCGTCCACGTCGTCACCCGGCCCGAGGACCACGCCACCCCCGTCACGCTCGAGGACGAGCACGGGTCCGTGCACTTCTACGGCATCGCCTACCTCGAGCCCGCGCTGATCCGCCACGTGTGGCCCGACCAGCGCCTCGCGCACCAGGCCGACGCGATCGGGTTCGCGCTCGACAACATCCGGGCCGACCTCGCCGAGCGCGGCGGTCGCTCGGTCGTGCTGGCGCACACCTTCGTCTCCGGCGCCGAGGGCGAGTCGTGCGAGTCCGAGCGCGGCATCACCGCCGGCGGCCTCGACCGCGTGCCCGTGCCCACGTTCGACGGCGTCACCTACGCGGCGCTCGGCCACATCCACGGTCGCCACACGCTCGCGCCCCACGTCCGCTACAGCGGCGCGCCGCTGCACCTGTCGTTCTCCGAGCAGGACAAGCCGCGCGGCGCGTGGCTCGTCACCCTCGACGCCGCCGGCCTCGGCGCCGTGGACTGGCTCGACCTGCCGGTCCCGCGGCCGCTCGCCACCCTCACCGGCACCCTCGACGAGCTGCTCACCGACGCCGCGCACGCGGCGCACGAGTCGTCGTGGGTCCGCGCCATCCTCACCGACGACGCGCGTCCCGACGACCCCATGCGCCGGCTGCAGCGTCGCTTCCCGCACTGCGCCCTGCTGGAGTTCCGCCCCAGCCGGGTCGACGACTCCGTGGCGCCCACGGATCCCCGTCGGCTCGCCACGCTCACCGACCAGCAGGTCATGGCCGAGTTCCTGTCGTTCGTGCGTGGGGGAGAGGGTCCCACCGAGGCCGAGGCCGCGATCCTCGACGACCTCGTCGGCCACGTCGCCGGCACCGAGGCGGCGCGATGA
- a CDS encoding AAA family ATPase — protein sequence MRIHQISMTGFGPFRQTQTVDLDTFAAHGIFLITGRTGAGKSSILDAVVYALYDSAPRYATGGGKQVRSTHCTPDEPTRVELVFSAAGRTYRVVRTPEYARPKVRGTGMTREKATAELSVRQGDQWVGIAAQPRTVGEELHEILPLRCDQFLQVVLLAQGDFQRFLVASSEDRQKLLRTLFRSERFSDYDVELQRRAGALRQSLREAESGTAATISALAQHAGRDVPEEVDEAWIAQVLETHDADVELARGDLDQATKEVEAAAELLQQATELAERQRRFARATEAMTLVVQQAPAIAADRVRRDLAVAAQSVEVAHRARVVAAARAEEAAAGLAAALAGFEEVVDGPPPTDLVQHRDRLTSDLAVLTARLADEQELERLRALAGTLSEQLDDLGRRADDLAAQALHHDAVLEREVDVSAEQAGSALERLRDALALARKRAAAERELAAAQVEELQRGKARTAASTVLDSLNERRLAEYAGTLAQALVTGEPCAVCGSAEHPAPAVLADGHVTEEALDEARQAFDRADHAARRAGEQAAALRATVQGWAEVRPLDELTAAVREAEDALARAQQAEQERVDSRAAKERIAAALADLGVQRAAVQQRAATTEQQADALAATVARVRGDSGSVVERIAVVTGHLEATSRLVEARAADEGARERLRECGETLAATLDQNGFADEGEFAQARLDAAAIADLSRRIEKHEALRVASQTALAAPELQDLPAEPVDIQGPQAVHAQARETCEAATIRYGSVETSAVTAHRLATTIRSAWATHAQARAEFAVLDRLARSVHGESPNTRRMRLESYVLAAELEQIVVAANLRLHAMSSGRYALERSDVTATRGSNSGLEVRVRDEYTGVTRSPESLSGGEKFLASLALALGLAEVVTNRAGGITLDTLFIDEGFGSLDAETLEVAMQTLDGLRQNGRTIGLISHVETMKERLPAQLTVERTADGWSRVEARA from the coding sequence ATGAGGATCCACCAGATCTCGATGACGGGGTTCGGCCCGTTCCGTCAGACGCAGACCGTCGACCTCGACACGTTCGCCGCCCACGGCATCTTCCTCATCACCGGCCGCACGGGCGCGGGCAAGTCCAGCATCCTCGACGCGGTCGTCTACGCCCTCTACGACTCGGCCCCGCGCTACGCCACCGGCGGCGGCAAGCAGGTGCGCAGCACGCACTGCACGCCCGACGAGCCCACGCGGGTCGAGCTCGTCTTCAGTGCGGCCGGTCGCACCTACCGCGTCGTCCGCACGCCCGAGTACGCGCGGCCGAAGGTGCGCGGCACCGGCATGACCCGCGAGAAGGCCACCGCCGAGCTGTCGGTGCGCCAGGGCGACCAGTGGGTCGGGATCGCGGCCCAGCCTCGCACCGTCGGCGAGGAGCTGCACGAGATCCTGCCGCTGCGCTGCGACCAGTTCCTCCAGGTCGTCCTGCTCGCGCAGGGCGACTTCCAGCGCTTCCTCGTCGCCTCCAGCGAGGACCGCCAGAAGCTGCTGCGCACCCTGTTCCGCAGCGAGCGCTTCAGCGACTACGACGTCGAGCTGCAGCGCCGCGCCGGCGCCCTGCGCCAGTCCCTGCGCGAGGCCGAGTCCGGCACCGCCGCCACGATCTCCGCCCTGGCCCAGCACGCGGGACGGGACGTGCCCGAGGAGGTCGACGAGGCGTGGATCGCCCAGGTCCTCGAGACGCACGACGCCGACGTCGAGCTCGCCAGGGGCGACCTCGACCAGGCCACCAAGGAGGTCGAGGCCGCCGCCGAGCTGCTGCAGCAGGCCACCGAGCTGGCCGAGCGCCAGCGCCGCTTCGCCCGTGCCACCGAGGCGATGACCCTCGTGGTGCAGCAGGCGCCGGCGATCGCGGCCGACCGTGTCCGTCGCGACCTCGCCGTGGCCGCCCAGTCGGTCGAGGTGGCGCACCGGGCCCGGGTCGTCGCCGCGGCCCGTGCCGAGGAGGCCGCGGCCGGGCTCGCCGCGGCGCTGGCGGGATTCGAGGAGGTCGTCGACGGTCCGCCGCCGACCGACCTCGTCCAGCACCGCGACCGGCTCACGTCCGACCTCGCGGTGCTCACGGCCCGCCTCGCCGACGAGCAGGAGCTGGAGCGCCTGCGGGCCCTCGCGGGCACCCTGTCCGAGCAGCTCGACGACCTCGGGCGGCGGGCCGACGACCTCGCGGCCCAGGCCCTCCACCACGACGCGGTCCTCGAGCGCGAGGTCGACGTCTCGGCCGAGCAGGCGGGGTCCGCCCTCGAGCGGCTGCGCGACGCCCTCGCCCTCGCCCGCAAGCGCGCCGCCGCCGAGCGAGAGCTCGCCGCGGCGCAGGTCGAGGAGCTGCAGCGCGGCAAGGCCCGCACGGCGGCCTCCACGGTCCTGGACTCGCTCAACGAGCGTCGCCTCGCCGAGTACGCCGGCACCCTGGCCCAGGCGCTCGTCACGGGTGAGCCGTGTGCGGTCTGCGGCTCGGCCGAGCACCCGGCGCCGGCCGTCCTGGCCGACGGGCACGTCACCGAGGAGGCGCTCGACGAGGCGCGGCAGGCGTTCGACCGCGCCGACCACGCGGCCCGTCGCGCGGGCGAGCAGGCGGCGGCGCTCCGGGCCACGGTGCAGGGCTGGGCCGAGGTCCGTCCCCTCGACGAGCTCACCGCCGCGGTGCGCGAGGCCGAGGACGCGCTGGCCCGGGCCCAGCAGGCCGAGCAGGAGCGCGTCGACTCGCGAGCCGCCAAGGAGCGCATCGCCGCAGCGCTGGCCGATCTCGGGGTGCAGCGGGCGGCGGTCCAGCAGCGCGCCGCCACCACCGAGCAGCAGGCCGACGCCCTGGCCGCCACGGTCGCCCGGGTCCGTGGCGACTCCGGCTCGGTCGTGGAGCGCATCGCCGTCGTCACCGGCCACCTCGAGGCCACGAGCCGTCTCGTCGAGGCCCGCGCCGCCGACGAGGGTGCGCGCGAGCGCCTCCGGGAATGCGGCGAGACCCTCGCCGCCACGCTCGACCAGAACGGCTTCGCCGACGAGGGCGAGTTCGCCCAGGCGCGCCTCGACGCGGCCGCGATCGCCGACCTCAGCCGACGCATCGAGAAGCACGAGGCGCTGCGGGTGGCCAGCCAGACCGCCCTCGCCGCTCCCGAGCTGCAGGACCTGCCCGCCGAGCCGGTCGACATCCAGGGCCCGCAGGCGGTGCACGCGCAGGCGCGCGAGACCTGCGAGGCCGCCACGATCCGCTACGGCTCGGTCGAGACCAGCGCCGTCACGGCGCACCGGCTCGCCACCACGATCCGAAGCGCGTGGGCCACGCACGCGCAGGCCCGTGCGGAGTTCGCGGTCCTCGACCGGCTGGCCCGGTCGGTGCACGGTGAGTCGCCCAACACGCGGCGGATGCGCCTCGAGAGCTACGTCCTGGCCGCCGAGCTCGAGCAGATCGTCGTCGCGGCCAACCTGCGCCTGCACGCGATGTCCAGCGGCCGCTATGCACTCGAGCGCAGCGACGTCACCGCCACCCGTGGCTCGAACTCCGGACTCGAGGTCCGGGTCCGCGACGAGTACACGGGCGTCACCCGCAGCCCCGAGTCGCTCTCGGGCGGCGAGAAGTTCCTCGCGTCGCTGGCGCTCGCGCTGGGCCTGGCCGAGGTCGTCACCAACCGTGCCGGAGGCATCACGCTGGACACCCTGTTCATCGACGAGGGCTTCGGCTCGCTCGACGCCGAGACGCTCGAGGTCGCGATGCAGACCCTCGACGGGCTGCGTCAGAACGGCCGCACGATCGGGCTCATCAGCCACGTCGAGACGATGAAGGAGCGCCTGCCCGCGCAGCTCACCGTCGAGCGCACCGCCGACGGGTGGAGCCGGGTCGAGGCGCGCGCCTGA
- a CDS encoding SRPBCC family protein: MPITSVSKDTDDLTMTVVADFPVPVRRLWDAYADPRQLERFWGPVEWPATFSRHDMTPGGESHYVMTGPDGDQSAGYWKFRSVDEGKGFEVEDGFCTDPGVPNPDMPSMRMTFAFEETGEGSRVTTTTWFASLKDLEELIAQGMEEGMTSAMSQMDAVVADLSSFAASVGTESQLLDDTHVRITRIIRGTVEQVWRAHTEPELLRRWQLGPEGWTMPVCEVATNVGDTYRYEWEQEGGENRFGFTGELLEVSPPVRSVTTERMIGMEGEGTINELTLTPVEEGTLMSLYVTYPSRELRDQILATGMTDGMETSYARLEREVLAPA, translated from the coding sequence ATGCCCATCACCTCCGTGTCCAAGGACACCGACGACCTCACGATGACCGTCGTCGCCGACTTCCCCGTGCCGGTGCGCCGGCTGTGGGACGCCTACGCCGACCCCCGCCAGCTCGAGCGCTTCTGGGGGCCCGTCGAGTGGCCCGCGACGTTCAGCCGGCACGACATGACGCCGGGCGGAGAGTCGCACTACGTCATGACCGGCCCGGACGGCGACCAGAGCGCCGGCTATTGGAAGTTCCGCTCGGTCGACGAGGGGAAGGGCTTCGAGGTCGAGGACGGCTTCTGCACCGACCCGGGCGTGCCGAACCCCGACATGCCGTCCATGCGGATGACCTTCGCGTTCGAGGAGACCGGCGAGGGCTCCCGCGTCACGACCACGACGTGGTTCGCCTCCCTGAAGGACCTCGAGGAGCTCATCGCCCAGGGCATGGAGGAGGGCATGACCTCCGCCATGAGCCAGATGGACGCCGTCGTGGCCGACCTGAGCTCGTTCGCCGCCTCCGTGGGCACCGAGAGCCAGCTGCTCGACGACACCCACGTGCGGATCACCCGCATCATCCGCGGCACGGTCGAGCAGGTGTGGCGCGCCCACACCGAGCCCGAGCTGCTGCGGCGCTGGCAGCTCGGGCCCGAGGGCTGGACGATGCCGGTGTGCGAGGTCGCCACGAACGTCGGCGACACCTACCGCTACGAGTGGGAGCAGGAGGGCGGCGAGAACCGCTTCGGCTTCACCGGCGAGCTGCTCGAGGTGAGCCCGCCCGTCCGTTCGGTCACCACCGAGCGGATGATCGGCATGGAGGGCGAGGGCACGATCAACGAGCTGACCCTCACCCCCGTCGAGGAGGGCACGCTCATGTCGCTCTACGTCACCTACCCGAGCCGTGAGCTGCGTGACCAGATCCTGGCGACGGGCATGACCGACGGCATGGAGACCAGCTACGCCCGGCTCGAGCGCGAGGTGCTCGCCCCGGCGTGA
- the soxR gene encoding redox-sensitive transcriptional activator SoxR — translation MTVLLTPSQVAERAGVAVSALHFYEREGLITSTRTAGNQRRYTRDVLRRIAFIRTSQRVGISLAEIREALASLPTDHAPSKADWSRLSRRWRRSLDERIARLERLRDDLDGCIGCGCLSLRTCRLRNPDDALASDGAGPRLLDPD, via the coding sequence ATGACTGTCCTCCTGACCCCGTCCCAGGTCGCCGAGCGAGCCGGCGTCGCGGTGTCCGCCCTGCACTTCTACGAGCGCGAGGGGCTCATCACGTCCACGCGGACGGCGGGCAACCAGCGCCGCTACACACGCGACGTGCTGCGGCGCATCGCGTTCATCCGCACGTCGCAGCGCGTCGGGATCTCCCTGGCCGAGATCCGCGAGGCGCTCGCGTCCCTGCCGACCGACCACGCCCCGTCCAAGGCCGACTGGTCGCGGCTCTCGCGGCGCTGGCGCCGTTCGCTGGACGAGCGGATCGCCCGGCTCGAGCGGCTGCGCGACGACCTCGACGGCTGCATCGGCTGCGGCTGCCTGTCGCTCAGGACGTGCCGGCTGCGAAACCCCGACGACGCCCTCGCCTCCGACGGCGCCGGCCCTCGACTCCTCGACCCCGACTGA
- a CDS encoding histidine phosphatase family protein, protein MAIVLLVRHGRSTANTSGTLAGRLPDIHLDDLGREQVETTGARLADVPVADVVTSPLERCRETAAAIAGRHGIEPTVDEAITECGYGDWQGRALKELAAEDLWKTVQLHPAAAAFPGGESLAAMQARGVAAVRGHDARVAAEHGDEAVWVAVSHGDVIKAVLADALGMHLDLFQRLHVDPASVSIVRYGSRRPDVVAVNTSAGDLSWLKAAEPSADAAVGGGAGPRA, encoded by the coding sequence ATGGCGATCGTCCTGCTGGTCCGGCACGGTCGGTCCACCGCGAACACGTCCGGCACCCTCGCGGGCCGGCTCCCCGACATCCACCTCGACGACCTCGGGCGCGAGCAGGTCGAGACCACCGGCGCCCGTCTCGCGGACGTCCCGGTGGCCGACGTGGTCACCAGCCCCCTCGAGCGCTGCCGCGAGACCGCCGCCGCGATCGCCGGACGCCACGGCATCGAGCCCACCGTCGACGAGGCGATCACCGAGTGCGGCTACGGCGACTGGCAGGGCCGGGCCCTGAAGGAGCTCGCCGCCGAGGACCTGTGGAAGACCGTCCAGCTCCACCCCGCGGCCGCGGCCTTCCCGGGCGGCGAGTCGCTCGCGGCCATGCAGGCACGCGGCGTCGCGGCCGTCCGCGGCCATGACGCACGGGTCGCGGCCGAGCACGGCGACGAGGCCGTGTGGGTCGCGGTCTCGCACGGCGACGTCATCAAGGCGGTCCTGGCCGATGCGCTCGGCATGCACCTCGACCTCTTCCAGCGCCTGCACGTGGACCCGGCCTCCGTGTCGATCGTCCGCTACGGGTCGCGCCGGCCCGACGTCGTCGCGGTCAACACCTCGGCCGGCGACCTGTCGTGGCTCAAGGCCGCCGAGCCCTCCGCCGACGCTGCGGTGGGCGGCGGCGCGGGTCCTCGTGCCTGA
- a CDS encoding TetR/AcrR family transcriptional regulator, whose translation MEDDGLLSLLPDRLDLPRGRSALSKSDVEASRRGRIMQAALDEVAESGYAAATVAAITKRAHVSRSSFYDAFADKEEAFAAAHWHASDLALTRVWEPALTRPDLEFDERIATVLASYLHVLETARSFTVCFFVEILAAGERLARQREEMLERHVQILHELAKVSSADDPTIRLPEHDVLRALIGAFDELVARRVRSQRHDEDLDLAAVAPPIREIVTAVMHRP comes from the coding sequence ATGGAGGACGACGGTCTGCTCAGCCTGCTGCCCGATCGCCTCGACCTGCCCCGCGGCCGATCGGCCCTGTCGAAGTCCGACGTGGAGGCCTCCCGCCGGGGCCGCATCATGCAGGCCGCGCTCGACGAGGTCGCCGAGTCGGGCTACGCCGCCGCCACCGTCGCCGCGATCACGAAGCGGGCCCACGTCTCGCGCTCCTCGTTCTACGACGCCTTCGCCGACAAGGAGGAGGCCTTCGCCGCCGCGCACTGGCACGCCAGCGACCTGGCCCTCACGCGGGTGTGGGAGCCGGCGCTCACCCGGCCCGACCTCGAGTTCGACGAGCGCATCGCCACGGTGCTCGCCAGCTACCTCCACGTGCTGGAGACCGCGCGGTCGTTCACCGTCTGCTTCTTCGTCGAGATCCTCGCGGCGGGGGAGCGGCTGGCACGCCAGCGCGAGGAGATGCTCGAACGGCACGTGCAGATCCTGCACGAGCTGGCGAAGGTGTCGTCGGCCGACGACCCCACGATCCGGCTGCCCGAGCACGACGTCCTCCGCGCCCTGATCGGCGCGTTCGACGAGCTCGTCGCGCGGCGGGTGCGCAGCCAGCGACACGACGAGGACCTCGACCTCGCCGCCGTCGCCCCGCCGATCCGGGAGATCGTCACGGCCGTCATGCACCGACCGTGA